ATAATAGCACAGATCAGGGATATGCAAAAACAAGGATTTCCATCTACTCACGTTGAACCCAGTTTCCAGTCACAGGACTCAGGAAGTTGGGGTACAGTCCATGAGGCTTTTCAATTTTGTTTAGGACCTTGCGGATATTCATCACCTGCATGGACACACAGATACGACAGTCAGCAACCATCTACAGTGGAGATGCAACAACTCCCAAAACAATAGCACACATCTCAGCCCATTAGCTGAGCAACAAGGAACGAGTTTCTTCAAATAGGAAGCATGCTTTCAAACAACACTCTCACCATTAAATACTGAGTAATTCATTTGTTCCTGATGTTAGTGttgccttttaaaaacaaacaaaatcacgaaAAATACTTTGAACAGGAGGTTCAAACTAACTAGAAGCATGATGAATGGCTCTTGAAGTTCTGCAAATAATGGGTGGAATTTTAATCCTAGAGCCTGTCAATTCTTTAGAAAAACCATGACTGCCAGCTggttatattacagtatatgctGTTGAATACATGTATTAATCAACAGAGTAAATCAACACCTAAAGTCTTATAAACTACATGCAAAGCTGCCTCCCATGTTGACCTGTGTCATGATAACAGGTATGTATCAAAAAAAGGGTTTAGCCATTTAACACATGCAGACCTGTATGAGAAATAGTAAAGATAAGTCCACTTACAAAAAGCAGACCAATAAACTGTACTAATCTAATTGTAATATATTCTACAGTATGAGAAACTATTGTAGCTATTTTTAGTAGCTGCTTTACTGGAAGAGAAACGATAGCGTCACTCGGTCAGTTTACTAATCTAACATACCGAAGCATCATCATGGAAGGTCAGTTCTGTTGTTGTACGACAATCACGACGGCCATACTGTACCTTCTCGCTGTATGTTGGGTTTCCAGTTACTTCAGTAAGGTGAACAAACTCAAGGTGCAAAGTGCCAAATTCCGCCAAAATACTGCTTCCTGCAGAAGCCCATCCCCAGCTCCAACTTGCTccactaaaataacaaaaaataaagtaagaGTCTGATTCATTTACAGGGTAAAGCTCAGGAGGGAACTTTGACATAGGCTCAAAGGTATCTTATTCGTGGTCTGTTGAGTTTTTTAATTAGTGTGCCTCAT
The genomic region above belongs to Polyodon spathula isolate WHYD16114869_AA unplaced genomic scaffold, ASM1765450v1 scaffolds_628, whole genome shotgun sequence and contains:
- the LOC121308280 gene encoding mannosyl-oligosaccharide 1,2-alpha-mannosidase IA-like, with translation NGEASLFEVNIRYVGGLLSAYYLTGEEVFKKKAIELGEKLLPVFNTPTGIPRGVINLGSGASWSWGWASAGSSILAEFGTLHLEFVHLTEVTGNPTYSEKVMNIRKVLNKIEKPHGLYPNFLSPVTGNWVQ